In one Arachis duranensis cultivar V14167 chromosome 9, aradu.V14167.gnm2.J7QH, whole genome shotgun sequence genomic region, the following are encoded:
- the LOC110272452 gene encoding LOW QUALITY PROTEIN: DNA topoisomerase 6 subunit A (The sequence of the model RefSeq protein was modified relative to this genomic sequence to represent the inferred CDS: substituted 1 base at 1 genomic stop codon), translating into MAESSKKRRRTNTDDLPFKNKLKLDSTILQILKDFSTSSSSSSSSSKTLTLQDLSLPFSCREVSDLSLSSVQSNIESLVLRIAHSILSGNGFAFDVPSRSATNQFYVPELDRIVLKDKSSLRPFANISTVRKSAITARILQLVHQLCIKGIHVTKRDLFYTDVKLFQDQIQSDTVLDDVSCMLGCTRSSLNVVAAEKGVVVWRLIFSDNGDMIDCTKMDMGGKAIPPNIDXVGDMQSDALFILLVEKDAAYMRLAEDRFYSRFPCIIVTAKGQPDVATRLFLKKMKMELKLPVLALVDSDPYGLKILSVYGCGSKNMSYDSANLTTPDIKWLGVRPSDLDKYKIPEQCRLPMTEQDIKTGKDLLEEDFVKKNPGWVEELTLMVKTKQKAEIQALSTFGFQYLSEVYLPLKLQQKDWL; encoded by the exons ATGGCAGAGAGCAGCAAGAAGCGCCGTCGAACCAACACCGACGACCTCCCTTTCAAGAACAAGCTTAAACTAGACTCCACCATCCTCCAAATCCTGAAAGACTTCtccacctcttcctcctcctcttcctcttcctccaaaACCCTAACCCTCCAAGACCTCTCCCTCCCCTTCTCCTGCCGCGAAGTCTCCGATCTCAGCCTGTCTTCTGTTCAGTCCAACATCGAGTCCCTCGTCCTCCGCATCGCCCACTCTATCCTCTCCGGCAACGGCTTCGCCTTCGACGTCCCCTCCCGCTCTGCCACCAACCAGTTTTACGTCCCGGAGCTTGACCGGATTGTTCTCAAGGACAAGAGTTCACTTCGTCCTTTTGCGAATATCTCGACGGTTAGGAAGTCCGCAATAACTGCCCGCATATTGCAGCTGGTTCACCAGCTTTGCATTAAGGGGATTCATGTCACGAAGCGTGATCTGTTCTACACGGATGTTAAGTTGTTTCAGGATCAGATCCAGTCCGATACGGTTCTTGATGACGTGTCCTGTATGCTCGGATGCACACGATCCAGCCTCAATGTGGTTGCAGCCGAGAAAG GTGTTGTTGTCTGGAGGCTGATCTTTAGCGACAATGGGGACATGATTGATTGCACAAAGATGGATATGGGTGGGAAGGCCATTCCACCAAATATTGATTGAGTTGGGGATATGCAGAGTGATGCTTTGTTCATTCTGTTGGTGGAGAAGGATGCTGCTTATATGAGATTGGCCGAGGATAGATTCTACAGCCGGTTTCCTTGTATAATCGTGACTGCAAAAGGGCAACCTGATGTTGCTACAAGGCTGTtcctgaagaagatgaagatggagTTGAAGCTGCCAGTGCTTGCACTTGTCGACAGTGATCCGTATGGGTTGAAGATTCTCTCTGTCTATGGATGTGGGTCAAAGAATATGTCCTACGACAGTGCCAACCTGACAACCCCTGACATAAAGTGGCTCGGGGTTAGGCCTAGTGATTTGGACAAGTACAAGATACCCGAGCAATGTAGGTTGCCGATGACTGAGCAGGATATTAAGACTGGAAAGGACTTGTTGGAGGAGgattttgtgaagaaaaatcCTGGTTGGGTTGAGGAATTGACATTAATGGTGAAAACTAAGCAGAAGGCTGAAATTCAGGCCCTGAGCACCTTCGGCTTTCAGTATCTATCTGAGGTTTATTTGCCCTTAAAATTGCAGCAGAAGGATTGGTTATGA
- the LOC107466614 gene encoding uncharacterized protein LOC107466614, with protein sequence MQKKEQLEQNQNKSISRRNSTWRPPPGNWLKANVEAAYRRSKAVGAIAVVIWDNSGRLLLGESMRIIAHSSLAAEAEAMRRALILATNFNLEQILIESDNLPLVQEVKSKTYIAEVEPILRDILLLAESLPNCGFTWVPREGNKIADGVTKCSLIGQLEENWRWNPQER encoded by the coding sequence ATGCAAAAAAAAGAGCAGCTTGAACAAAACCAGAACAAGAGTATAAGCAGAAGGAACAGTACCTGGAGACCTCCACCGGGAAACTGGCTGAAGGCCAACGTAGAAGCTGCGTATAGAAGATCAAAAGCGGTGGGAGCAATTGCAGTTGTAATTTGGGATAACTCAGGGCGACTGTtattaggagaatcaatgagAATCATAGCTCACTCTAGCCTAGCTGCAGAGGCAGAAGCAATGAGAAGGGCGCTAATTTTAGCTACAAATTTTAATCTGGAGCAAATCCTAATAGAGTCAGACAATTTACCTCTCGTGCAAGAAGTGAAATCGAAAACTTATATAGCAGAGGTGGAACCGATTCTTCGAGATATTCTTCTCCTGGCCGAAAGTCTTCCCAATTGTGGCTTCACATGGGTTCCTAGAGAGGGAAACAAAATTGCAGATGGAGTGACAAAATGTTCCCTAATAGGCCAACTAGAAGAAAACTGGAGATGGAATCCCCAAGAGAGATAG